One region of Mucilaginibacter gotjawali genomic DNA includes:
- a CDS encoding transposase produces the protein MSDLFKNKYRISSARLQTWNYADNSLYFITICTKDRECFFGDIVETRCSASLADMPENKMQLNDLGKKVESEWLKTIELRPDMNLELAEYVVMPNHFHGIIFIGENKYNNDYPKYMAGDVMHHVSTNGIVDDSPKNKFGNQSKNLASIIGGFKAAVTTYARKNNIPFAWQARFYDHIITSNEEYLKIADYILYNPNNWQKDKFYK, from the coding sequence ATGTCTGATCTCTTCAAAAATAAATACCGGATTTCATCTGCACGACTGCAAACCTGGAATTATGCTGATAACAGTTTGTATTTTATTACCATTTGCACAAAAGACAGGGAATGTTTTTTTGGAGACATTGTAGAGACGCGGTGCTCCGCGTCTCTCGCCGATATGCCCGAAAACAAAATGCAATTAAACGATCTGGGTAAAAAAGTTGAATCAGAATGGTTGAAAACAATTGAATTAAGACCCGACATGAATTTGGAATTAGCCGAATATGTTGTCATGCCCAACCATTTTCATGGGATCATATTTATCGGTGAAAATAAATATAACAATGATTATCCAAAATACATGGCGGGAGACGTGATGCATCACGTCTCTACGAATGGAATTGTTGATGATAGTCCTAAAAATAAATTTGGAAATCAATCGAAAAACCTTGCATCGATAATAGGCGGTTTTAAGGCAGCGGTTACCACATATGCCAGGAAGAATAACATTCCATTTGCCTGGCAAGCCAGGTTTTATGATCATATAATCACCTCGAATGAGGAATATTTGAAAATTGCCGATTATATCCTTTATAATCCCAATAATTGGCAAAAGGATAAATTCTACAAATAG
- a CDS encoding adenine phosphoribosyltransferase produces MIEQQIKTAIRDIPDFPKPGIVFKDITPILKDPQLCVNIVDAFVEKLKGIRIDAVAGIESRGFLFGLTLATRLGVPFVPVRKAGKLPFTIKQKAYKLEYGTATIELHTDAFEPGQHVLIHDDLLATGGTALAASELIQEMGGVVAGFSFVVGLGFLNGKERISPVCDRVVVLAEY; encoded by the coding sequence ATGATAGAACAGCAAATTAAAACCGCTATCCGCGATATACCTGATTTTCCGAAGCCGGGAATTGTTTTTAAGGATATAACCCCCATATTAAAGGATCCGCAATTATGTGTCAATATTGTCGATGCCTTTGTTGAAAAACTAAAAGGAATCCGGATAGATGCGGTAGCGGGGATTGAAAGCCGCGGCTTTTTATTTGGTCTTACCCTGGCCACCAGGTTGGGTGTTCCTTTTGTGCCGGTACGTAAAGCCGGCAAACTGCCTTTTACCATCAAACAAAAAGCTTATAAACTGGAGTATGGCACCGCAACCATCGAATTGCACACCGATGCTTTTGAACCCGGGCAGCATGTCCTGATCCACGACGACCTGCTGGCCACCGGTGGCACCGCCCTTGCAGCCAGCGAACTGATCCAGGAAATGGGTGGCGTAGTGGCCGGATTTTCATTTGTTGTGGGCTTAGGTTTCTTAAATGGGAAGGAAAGGATCTCGCCGGTTTGTGATAGGGTGGTGGTGCTGGCAGAGTATTGA
- a CDS encoding helix-hairpin-helix domain-containing protein: MKSRIKQHLSITKKEWNGLVVLVILIAGVLAAPYGYRLFRKDNTINFKDFDKAAAQLSSVEKNGTIGDGDPGTDVKITNPVMFPFDPNVLTVPQWKQLGLSGRQANVILHYRAKGGHFYVKEDVKKIYAVTADDYKRLEPYINIPEGNKGYKKAKPGEVIELNGADSAKLTALEGIGPSFAVRIIRYRNRLGGFVNKEQLKEIYGIDSLEFADIKNQVSVNADKVKKININTISFDQLRIFPYLNYKQLNAIIQYRAQHGSYNSIADLRNIVLLDEGILRKIEPYLAFK; this comes from the coding sequence ATGAAAAGCCGCATAAAACAACACCTCTCCATAACCAAAAAAGAATGGAACGGTTTGGTAGTACTTGTTATACTGATTGCAGGGGTATTAGCTGCGCCTTACGGCTATCGCCTGTTCCGCAAAGATAATACAATAAATTTCAAAGATTTTGACAAAGCGGCGGCACAGCTAAGCAGCGTTGAAAAAAATGGAACAATTGGTGACGGCGACCCAGGTACTGATGTCAAAATTACGAACCCGGTTATGTTTCCATTTGATCCAAATGTTTTAACCGTGCCGCAATGGAAGCAATTGGGTTTAAGCGGGCGACAGGCTAATGTGATATTGCACTACCGGGCTAAAGGCGGCCACTTTTATGTAAAGGAGGATGTTAAGAAGATTTACGCTGTTACTGCTGATGATTATAAAAGGCTTGAACCGTATATCAATATCCCCGAAGGGAACAAAGGCTATAAAAAAGCCAAACCCGGCGAGGTAATTGAACTTAACGGCGCCGATTCCGCAAAGCTGACGGCGTTGGAAGGCATAGGCCCGTCCTTTGCCGTCCGGATTATCCGCTACCGAAACCGTTTAGGTGGTTTTGTTAATAAAGAACAGCTGAAAGAAATCTACGGGATCGATTCTTTGGAATTTGCAGATATAAAGAACCAGGTTTCGGTAAATGCTGATAAAGTGAAAAAGATAAACATTAACACCATTTCGTTTGATCAGTTGCGGATCTTCCCGTATCTGAATTACAAGCAGTTGAACGCTATTATTCAATACCGCGCACAACATGGTAGTTATAACTCCATTGCTGATTTGAGAAATATTGTGCTGCTTGATGAAGGAATTTTACGTAAAATTGAACCTTATTTAGCTTTTAAATGA